The region ATTTAAAATTGGCAATACTTTTTGAACTGTAAAATAAACACCTTTTACATTCACATTCATAATACTGTCGTAATGATCTTCAGATGCTAAATCTACGGGTGCAAAAGCTGCAATTCCGGCATTCAAAAATAAAATATCCACTTTACCGAATTTTGTTTTCACTTCTTCAACCAAATTATCAATAGATTTTAAATCCGATTGATCGGCAACAATTCCCGTAACATTTAATTCTGTTTCAGCTTTTGCCAAAGCTTCTCTGTTTCTTCCTGTTACAATTACTTTTGCACCTTTTGATGCTAATTCTGCTGCAGCTGCATATCCTATTCCACTGTTTCCACCTGTTACGATTGCAACTTTGTTTTCTAAATTTTTCATTTTAATTATTATTTAAGTTATTGATTATTCAATTATTATGGCACAAAGATATAATAACGGAACGATCGTTCCGTTATTATTAAAGTTAATTTTTTGTTAAAACAATCAAATGCCATTTAAAGCCTCTGTAAAACAAGGGATTTTGTTTATTGAACCATAAAGGAAACAAATCATAAAATGTCGGGCATTCTTAATTTATCCTTAATTTTGCATTAAAAAATAAACAAGATGGATATTCATTTTTACAAAGAAAGTCCTTTCACTACGATAATATCATTCCACAAGCTAATTGAATCATTTGAACAAATTGCTTTATCTGACGTAGATTACAGATCAGATTATGCCAAAGCGATTCTAAAACAAATTGAATCGATCCCGGAATTACGAACTGGAATTCAGGATTATTCAGTTATTAAGGAGAATGAAGCTTTAATCAAAAACATATTAGCCGATTTATTTCCGACTGCTTTAACGCATAACGAAATAAAAGCGGTTACTATACCATTTCAAAATATATCTTTTAATTATACAGAGCGTTTCAAGAAAATATTAAAAAATGCCGGAGACGAATTTTATATGGAAATTCGTGATTTTGATGAACATCAATTCTACATTAATAACTGTTGTTTGATTTTAAGTAATTACTACAAACAGCATATTGATTTCAATAAACCTTTTTTCTATGATATTCCGGATGAATCCGGTGTAGAGAAACATTATCGTATTTTGTACAACGCAGATTTCATGGAAATAATTCCAACCGAAAATGCAGTTCCTTTAACGCCGGAAGATATTGACCAATTGATTGATAATTATCAGGATATCAATTTATGGAAGTCAAAATTCCCGAAAGGAAGCTGGATTTTAAGAGGTTTCGGAATTGTTTCTCTTTTTGATGCTACTACAGAAAGTGCTATTTCTACTTTAAAAAGTAATTTATTAAAACCGGGAGTAAAAACCGTTACAACAGATAAGGAAATATCAAATATTTTCCAGTCGATTTTTAATCTTCCAAATTTAAAAGTTGGATTTATTATTTATAATCCTGAGGAAGAAAAATTTCTTAGACCTGCAAAATATGATACGCAACTCAGAAGTTTTTTACTTTCAGAAAATCAAGAAGTGGATTGTAAAAACGCCTTTTTTGGCTGTTCGTTCGAGAATTTATTAGATAATAAAGAGCCTTTTGTAATTTCTAATGTGAAAAAATTCACTGAAGAATCATCAAACAAAAGACTTG is a window of Flavobacterium crocinum DNA encoding:
- a CDS encoding SDR family oxidoreductase; this encodes MKNLENKVAIVTGGNSGIGYAAAAELASKGAKVIVTGRNREALAKAETELNVTGIVADQSDLKSIDNLVEEVKTKFGKVDILFLNAGIAAFAPVDLASEDHYDSIMNVNVKGVYFTVQKVLPILNEGGSIIFNTSVNAQLGMPGSSVYGASKAAVLSLNRIFAAELAGRKIRVNAVSPGPIETPLYGKVGLEKEEVEGLGAALGEKILLKRFGQAAEVAKTIAFLASDDSSFITGTEIVIDGGLTVNTVL